From one Streptomyces sp. CA-210063 genomic stretch:
- a CDS encoding alpha/beta hydrolase, protein MPFSARIQARGVQLLLSGVMSRVHKDLRFTDIPKQTESLRVETGAGPVNCTVYRPPASTGTPAPVYVNFHGGGFIVARPEQDDHICRYTAATAGCVVINVDYAVAPQRPFPTAVTQAYDVTKWVVENGAAHDWDGSRVAVGGHSAGAALTAAVCRTARDRGTFTPRLQIIDSAPLDQVADPSTKFSPIAKPLLSPKLMRIFTAAYVPDPADLANPLVSPGLADDLAGLPPALVITAENDRLRDEGDAYAKALEAAGVPVTHRVFEGVDHYFTHTGPVPAGKEAIELMATTLRTALTA, encoded by the coding sequence ATGCCGTTCAGTGCCAGAATCCAGGCCAGAGGGGTTCAGCTGCTGCTCAGCGGCGTCATGAGCCGGGTCCACAAGGACCTGCGCTTCACCGATATCCCGAAGCAGACGGAATCCCTCCGGGTCGAGACCGGCGCCGGACCGGTGAACTGCACCGTCTACCGCCCGCCGGCCTCCACCGGCACCCCCGCTCCCGTGTACGTCAACTTCCACGGCGGCGGCTTCATCGTGGCCCGCCCCGAGCAGGACGACCACATCTGCCGCTACACAGCCGCCACGGCCGGCTGCGTCGTGATCAACGTGGACTACGCCGTCGCCCCGCAACGGCCCTTCCCCACAGCGGTCACCCAGGCGTACGACGTCACGAAGTGGGTCGTCGAGAACGGCGCCGCCCACGACTGGGACGGCTCCCGGGTCGCCGTCGGCGGACACAGCGCGGGGGCCGCCCTGACCGCCGCGGTCTGCCGTACGGCCCGCGACCGGGGCACCTTCACGCCGCGACTCCAGATCATCGACTCCGCGCCGCTCGACCAGGTCGCCGACCCGTCCACCAAGTTCTCCCCCATCGCCAAGCCGCTGCTCAGCCCCAAGCTCATGCGGATCTTCACCGCCGCGTACGTCCCGGATCCGGCGGACCTCGCCAACCCCTTGGTCTCGCCCGGGCTGGCCGACGACCTCGCCGGGCTGCCGCCGGCCCTCGTCATCACCGCGGAGAACGACCGCCTGCGCGACGAGGGCGACGCCTACGCCAAGGCCCTGGAGGCCGCGGGCGTCCCGGTCACCCACCGTGTCTTCGAGGGCGTCGACCACTACTTCACCCACACCGGCCCGGTGCCGGCCGGCAAGGAGGCCATAGAGCTGATGGCCACGACCCTGCGTACCGCGCTCACCGCCTGA
- a CDS encoding VOC family protein encodes MITTDLTPGSPCWLDLGAPDVPAAAAFYGAVLGWAYEPMSDGGGEGQETEGEGGVFRKDGKIVGGLGRLTEEGARSAWMIYYRVTDADATTQAVERAGGTVRVAPRDLGDWGRMAQYSDPLGGQFAVWQPGKDQGFELVDEPGSLSWTELYTTDVAAAKEFYGGVLGWQFGDMPLPGGGGTYTLITPAGLPEERMQGGLMELSADDLALANGRPYWHPVFAVTDCDAAVAGVTGNGGSVQMGPEDAEGVGRLAVCLDPSNADFVVLAPAQS; translated from the coding sequence GTGATCACCACTGACCTCACTCCTGGTTCCCCCTGCTGGCTCGACCTCGGTGCTCCCGACGTTCCGGCCGCCGCCGCTTTCTACGGCGCGGTGCTCGGCTGGGCGTACGAGCCCATGAGCGACGGCGGCGGCGAGGGGCAGGAGACGGAAGGCGAAGGCGGAGTGTTCCGGAAGGACGGCAAGATCGTCGGCGGGCTCGGGCGGCTCACCGAGGAGGGCGCGCGTTCGGCCTGGATGATCTACTACCGCGTCACCGACGCGGACGCCACGACCCAGGCCGTGGAGCGCGCGGGCGGCACGGTGCGGGTGGCACCGAGGGACCTCGGCGACTGGGGCCGCATGGCGCAGTACAGCGACCCGCTGGGCGGCCAGTTCGCCGTCTGGCAGCCGGGCAAGGACCAGGGCTTCGAGCTGGTGGACGAGCCGGGCTCGCTGTCCTGGACCGAGCTGTACACGACCGACGTCGCGGCCGCGAAGGAGTTCTACGGCGGGGTCCTCGGCTGGCAGTTCGGCGACATGCCGCTGCCGGGCGGCGGAGGCACGTACACCCTCATCACACCCGCCGGACTCCCCGAGGAACGGATGCAGGGCGGCCTCATGGAACTCAGCGCGGACGACCTCGCCCTGGCCAACGGGCGGCCCTACTGGCACCCGGTCTTCGCCGTCACCGACTGCGACGCCGCGGTCGCCGGGGTCACCGGGAACGGCGGCAGCGTGCAGATGGGACCCGAGGACGCGGAGGGCGTCGGCCGCCTGGCCGTCTGTCTCGACCCGTCGAACGCGGACTTCGTGGTCCTCGCCCCCGCCCAGAGCTGA
- a CDS encoding SDR family NAD(P)-dependent oxidoreductase, giving the protein MTTIAVIGAGPGLGAAVARRFGREGFAVALVARDPERTKALAADLAEEGVTARGFAADVRDPEALAAALDAAHTTLGPIEVLQYSPLPHRDFMLPVLETSHTDLVGPIEFSVYGSVAAVRQVLPDMRALGRGTILFVNGGTAVVPHPDRAGTSIAFAAESAYGLLLHDTLAGEGIHVAQLVVPGAIVPGHDRKDPAVLADTLWGIHRDRHGFRHFADDLDT; this is encoded by the coding sequence ATGACCACCATCGCCGTCATCGGAGCCGGGCCGGGTCTCGGCGCGGCCGTCGCCCGTCGCTTCGGGCGTGAGGGGTTCGCCGTGGCGCTCGTCGCCCGCGACCCGGAGCGGACCAAGGCACTCGCCGCCGACCTGGCCGAAGAGGGCGTCACGGCCCGGGGATTCGCCGCCGACGTACGTGACCCGGAGGCCCTGGCCGCCGCACTCGACGCGGCGCACACGACCCTCGGGCCGATCGAGGTCCTGCAGTACAGCCCGCTGCCGCACCGGGACTTCATGCTGCCGGTGCTGGAGACCAGCCACACCGACCTCGTCGGCCCGATCGAGTTCTCGGTCTACGGCTCGGTCGCCGCCGTACGCCAGGTGCTGCCCGACATGCGTGCCCTCGGCCGCGGCACGATCCTCTTCGTCAACGGCGGCACGGCCGTGGTCCCGCACCCCGACCGGGCCGGCACGTCCATCGCCTTCGCCGCGGAGAGCGCGTACGGCCTGCTGCTGCACGACACCCTCGCGGGCGAGGGCATCCATGTCGCCCAACTGGTGGTCCCCGGCGCGATCGTCCCCGGGCACGACCGGAAGGACCCGGCCGTCCTCGCCGACACCCTGTGGGGGATCCACCGCGACCGCCACGGCTTCCGGCACTTCGCGGACGACCTCGACACCTGA
- a CDS encoding PaaX family transcriptional regulator, with protein MEDYDILDTPDSGTSDGPQPRPQSLMLAFFGNHVLEEDDRDLCVYSGSIIDVLGRVGVGEQAVRSTLTRMVGRGLLRRQREGRRMYFGLTPQATRVLWDGRTRIWKQGAVNDDWDGTWTLLGFSLPDSWKRRRHDLRSRLTWSGFGALYSGLWIAPGNVDIAGVVAELGLTGHVKIFHAQADGATDIELMIRDTWDLETVAARYVTFDKRWTAHLGSGSGDDPIGTRLRLVSEWLWTIRTDPRLPTRHLPPAWPARPAEETFRRVAEETTQPARRMARELLDTVPLR; from the coding sequence GTGGAGGACTACGACATCCTGGACACCCCGGACAGCGGCACCTCGGACGGCCCGCAGCCGCGCCCGCAGTCGCTCATGCTCGCCTTCTTCGGCAACCACGTGCTGGAGGAGGACGACCGTGATCTGTGTGTCTACTCGGGCAGCATCATCGACGTACTCGGCCGCGTCGGCGTCGGTGAACAGGCCGTGCGTTCCACGTTGACCCGTATGGTCGGTCGCGGGCTGCTGCGGCGCCAACGTGAGGGCCGCAGGATGTACTTCGGCCTCACCCCGCAGGCGACCCGCGTCCTGTGGGACGGCCGCACCCGCATCTGGAAGCAGGGCGCCGTCAACGACGACTGGGACGGCACCTGGACCCTCCTCGGCTTCTCCCTCCCCGACTCCTGGAAGCGCCGGCGCCACGACCTGCGCTCCCGGCTCACGTGGTCCGGATTCGGCGCGCTGTACAGCGGGCTGTGGATCGCCCCCGGGAACGTCGACATCGCCGGTGTCGTCGCGGAGCTCGGGCTCACCGGCCACGTCAAGATCTTCCACGCCCAGGCCGATGGGGCCACCGACATCGAGCTGATGATCCGCGACACCTGGGATCTGGAGACCGTCGCCGCCCGCTACGTCACCTTCGACAAGCGCTGGACCGCCCACCTGGGCAGCGGTTCCGGCGACGACCCCATCGGCACCCGGCTGCGGCTCGTCAGCGAATGGCTCTGGACCATCCGCACCGACCCCCGGCTCCCCACCCGCCACCTTCCCCCCGCCTGGCCAGCCCGGCCGGCCGAGGAGACCTTCCGCCGCGTCGCCGAAGAGACGACGCAGCCGGCGCGGCGGATGGCCCGCGAACTACTGGACACGGTTCCGCTGCGCTAG
- a CDS encoding TetR/AcrR family transcriptional regulator, translating to MPEEGSVLLRGLEAFAELGYDRASARELARRLGVSHNFINDRYGSKAAFWRAVVDSAMGVQLASLPERDPSVDDAENLRRLITDFYRGAAGAPLVARLLVDELNQDTERLDYLYDHYISVVLRSMTSSIERLVAAGRMAPLPMDVLFFAIIPPVSGMLDVPLARRLGRPEPYSPEQIAATAEALAALVLNGLLGTGRKGDA from the coding sequence GTGCCCGAGGAGGGGAGCGTCCTGCTGCGCGGGCTGGAGGCCTTCGCGGAGCTGGGCTACGACCGGGCGTCCGCCCGGGAGCTGGCCCGCCGTCTGGGCGTCAGCCACAACTTCATCAACGACCGTTACGGCTCCAAGGCGGCGTTCTGGCGCGCGGTGGTGGACTCCGCCATGGGGGTGCAGCTGGCGAGCCTGCCCGAGCGTGATCCCTCGGTCGACGACGCGGAGAACCTGCGGCGGCTGATCACCGACTTCTACCGGGGCGCGGCGGGCGCGCCCCTGGTCGCACGGCTCCTCGTCGACGAACTCAACCAGGACACCGAGCGGTTGGACTACCTCTACGACCACTACATCAGCGTCGTCCTGCGGAGCATGACGTCCAGCATCGAGCGGCTCGTCGCCGCCGGACGCATGGCGCCCCTTCCGATGGACGTCCTGTTCTTCGCCATCATTCCGCCCGTCTCCGGAATGCTGGACGTCCCCCTCGCCCGCCGCCTGGGCCGCCCCGAGCCCTACTCGCCCGAACAGATCGCGGCCACGGCGGAGGCACTGGCCGCACTCGTGCTCAACGGGCTGCTCGGCACGGGACGGAAGGGCGACGCCTGA